In Erigeron canadensis isolate Cc75 chromosome 7, C_canadensis_v1, whole genome shotgun sequence, one DNA window encodes the following:
- the LOC122606814 gene encoding omega-amidase, chloroplastic-like isoform X1 — MASLSSSSSWGANITHQKQFKIGLCQLSVSTEKETNLASARSSIELAVKQGAALVVLPEMWNCPYSSDCFAKFAEDFNDKNGCPSFSMLSELATCHNITIVGGSVPELDNNNIYNTCCVFGPNGKLLAKHRKLHLFDIQSVAPGELSFKESDSFTAGDKPTIVDTDVCRIGIGICHDIRFPELAMLYQARGVELICYPGAFNVNTGSMLWELEQRARAVDNQICVATCSPSRNSSGSYEIWGHSTLVGPAGEVIAKLGHEEAVLVAEIDLSTIYYQRQSIPLHKHKQSNIYGLIDLKEEETL; from the exons ATGGCCTCTCTCTCAAGCAGCAGCTCATGGGGTGCCAATATCACTCATCAG AAGCAATTCAAGATTGGTCTGTGCCAGTTATCAGTAAGTACAGAAAAGGAAACAAACTTGGCGTCTGCTCGGTCGTCTATTGAGCTTGCAGTCAAGCAAGGTGCAGCTCTTGTTGTTTTGCCA GAAATGTGGAATTGCCCTTACTCGAGTGACTGCTTTGCCAAGTTTGCTGAAGACTTCAATGATAAAAATGGATGTCCGTCTTTTTCCATGTTATCAGAACTTGCTACATGTCACAACATTACAATAGTAGGTGGATCTGTGCCAgaacttgataataataatatatacaatacTTGCTGTGTGTTTGGCCCCAATGGAAAGTTACTAGCTAAGCATAGGAAG CTTCATCTTTTTGACATTCAAAGCGTAGCTCCCGGGGAGTTAAGTTTCAAAGAATCAGATAGTTTTACTGCAGGAGATAAACCAACCATTGTAGACACag ATGTTTGTCGTATCGGGATTGGAATCTGTCATGACATTCGGTTTCCAGAGCTGGCAATGTTATACCAAGCAAGAG GTGTCGAGTTGATATGCTACCCCGGTGCATTCAACGTGAACACAGGGTCTATGCTCTGGGAACTTGAACAACGAGCCAG GGCAGTTGATAACCAG ATATGTGTAGCAACATGCTCACCCTCACGAAACTCTAGTGGTTCCTATGAGATATGGGGCCACTCTACTCTAGTTGGACCG GCTGGTGAAGTCATTGCCAAGTTAGGGCACGAGGAGGCAGTACTGGTAGCCGAGATTGATCTTTCGACTATTTATTATCAAAG GCAGAGTATCCCATTACACAAACATAAGCAATCCAACATATACGGGCTTATTGAtctaaaagaagaagaaacacTCTGA
- the LOC122606814 gene encoding omega-amidase, chloroplastic-like isoform X2 — MASLSSSSSWGANITHQQFKIGLCQLSVSTEKETNLASARSSIELAVKQGAALVVLPEMWNCPYSSDCFAKFAEDFNDKNGCPSFSMLSELATCHNITIVGGSVPELDNNNIYNTCCVFGPNGKLLAKHRKLHLFDIQSVAPGELSFKESDSFTAGDKPTIVDTDVCRIGIGICHDIRFPELAMLYQARGVELICYPGAFNVNTGSMLWELEQRARAVDNQICVATCSPSRNSSGSYEIWGHSTLVGPAGEVIAKLGHEEAVLVAEIDLSTIYYQRQSIPLHKHKQSNIYGLIDLKEEETL; from the exons ATGGCCTCTCTCTCAAGCAGCAGCTCATGGGGTGCCAATATCACTCATCAG CAATTCAAGATTGGTCTGTGCCAGTTATCAGTAAGTACAGAAAAGGAAACAAACTTGGCGTCTGCTCGGTCGTCTATTGAGCTTGCAGTCAAGCAAGGTGCAGCTCTTGTTGTTTTGCCA GAAATGTGGAATTGCCCTTACTCGAGTGACTGCTTTGCCAAGTTTGCTGAAGACTTCAATGATAAAAATGGATGTCCGTCTTTTTCCATGTTATCAGAACTTGCTACATGTCACAACATTACAATAGTAGGTGGATCTGTGCCAgaacttgataataataatatatacaatacTTGCTGTGTGTTTGGCCCCAATGGAAAGTTACTAGCTAAGCATAGGAAG CTTCATCTTTTTGACATTCAAAGCGTAGCTCCCGGGGAGTTAAGTTTCAAAGAATCAGATAGTTTTACTGCAGGAGATAAACCAACCATTGTAGACACag ATGTTTGTCGTATCGGGATTGGAATCTGTCATGACATTCGGTTTCCAGAGCTGGCAATGTTATACCAAGCAAGAG GTGTCGAGTTGATATGCTACCCCGGTGCATTCAACGTGAACACAGGGTCTATGCTCTGGGAACTTGAACAACGAGCCAG GGCAGTTGATAACCAG ATATGTGTAGCAACATGCTCACCCTCACGAAACTCTAGTGGTTCCTATGAGATATGGGGCCACTCTACTCTAGTTGGACCG GCTGGTGAAGTCATTGCCAAGTTAGGGCACGAGGAGGCAGTACTGGTAGCCGAGATTGATCTTTCGACTATTTATTATCAAAG GCAGAGTATCCCATTACACAAACATAAGCAATCCAACATATACGGGCTTATTGAtctaaaagaagaagaaacacTCTGA
- the LOC122606814 gene encoding omega-amidase, chloroplastic-like isoform X4 — translation MASLSSSSSWGANITHQKQFKIGLCQLSVSTEKETNLASARSSIELAVKQGAALVVLPEMWNCPYSSDCFAKFAEDFNDKNGCPSFSMLSELATCHNITILHLFDIQSVAPGELSFKESDSFTAGDKPTIVDTDVCRIGIGICHDIRFPELAMLYQARGVELICYPGAFNVNTGSMLWELEQRARAVDNQICVATCSPSRNSSGSYEIWGHSTLVGPAGEVIAKLGHEEAVLVAEIDLSTIYYQRQSIPLHKHKQSNIYGLIDLKEEETL, via the exons ATGGCCTCTCTCTCAAGCAGCAGCTCATGGGGTGCCAATATCACTCATCAG AAGCAATTCAAGATTGGTCTGTGCCAGTTATCAGTAAGTACAGAAAAGGAAACAAACTTGGCGTCTGCTCGGTCGTCTATTGAGCTTGCAGTCAAGCAAGGTGCAGCTCTTGTTGTTTTGCCA GAAATGTGGAATTGCCCTTACTCGAGTGACTGCTTTGCCAAGTTTGCTGAAGACTTCAATGATAAAAATGGATGTCCGTCTTTTTCCATGTTATCAGAACTTGCTACATGTCACAACATTACAATA CTTCATCTTTTTGACATTCAAAGCGTAGCTCCCGGGGAGTTAAGTTTCAAAGAATCAGATAGTTTTACTGCAGGAGATAAACCAACCATTGTAGACACag ATGTTTGTCGTATCGGGATTGGAATCTGTCATGACATTCGGTTTCCAGAGCTGGCAATGTTATACCAAGCAAGAG GTGTCGAGTTGATATGCTACCCCGGTGCATTCAACGTGAACACAGGGTCTATGCTCTGGGAACTTGAACAACGAGCCAG GGCAGTTGATAACCAG ATATGTGTAGCAACATGCTCACCCTCACGAAACTCTAGTGGTTCCTATGAGATATGGGGCCACTCTACTCTAGTTGGACCG GCTGGTGAAGTCATTGCCAAGTTAGGGCACGAGGAGGCAGTACTGGTAGCCGAGATTGATCTTTCGACTATTTATTATCAAAG GCAGAGTATCCCATTACACAAACATAAGCAATCCAACATATACGGGCTTATTGAtctaaaagaagaagaaacacTCTGA
- the LOC122606814 gene encoding omega-amidase, chloroplastic-like isoform X5 — translation MASLSSSSSWGANITHQKQFKIGLCQLSVSTEKETNLASARSSIELAVKQGAALVVLPLHLFDIQSVAPGELSFKESDSFTAGDKPTIVDTDVCRIGIGICHDIRFPELAMLYQARGVELICYPGAFNVNTGSMLWELEQRARAVDNQICVATCSPSRNSSGSYEIWGHSTLVGPAGEVIAKLGHEEAVLVAEIDLSTIYYQRQSIPLHKHKQSNIYGLIDLKEEETL, via the exons ATGGCCTCTCTCTCAAGCAGCAGCTCATGGGGTGCCAATATCACTCATCAG AAGCAATTCAAGATTGGTCTGTGCCAGTTATCAGTAAGTACAGAAAAGGAAACAAACTTGGCGTCTGCTCGGTCGTCTATTGAGCTTGCAGTCAAGCAAGGTGCAGCTCTTGTTGTTTTGCCA CTTCATCTTTTTGACATTCAAAGCGTAGCTCCCGGGGAGTTAAGTTTCAAAGAATCAGATAGTTTTACTGCAGGAGATAAACCAACCATTGTAGACACag ATGTTTGTCGTATCGGGATTGGAATCTGTCATGACATTCGGTTTCCAGAGCTGGCAATGTTATACCAAGCAAGAG GTGTCGAGTTGATATGCTACCCCGGTGCATTCAACGTGAACACAGGGTCTATGCTCTGGGAACTTGAACAACGAGCCAG GGCAGTTGATAACCAG ATATGTGTAGCAACATGCTCACCCTCACGAAACTCTAGTGGTTCCTATGAGATATGGGGCCACTCTACTCTAGTTGGACCG GCTGGTGAAGTCATTGCCAAGTTAGGGCACGAGGAGGCAGTACTGGTAGCCGAGATTGATCTTTCGACTATTTATTATCAAAG GCAGAGTATCCCATTACACAAACATAAGCAATCCAACATATACGGGCTTATTGAtctaaaagaagaagaaacacTCTGA
- the LOC122606814 gene encoding omega-amidase, chloroplastic-like isoform X3, protein MASLSSSSSWGANITHQKQFKIGLCQLSVSTEKETNLASARSSIELAVKQGAALVVLPEMWNCPYSSDCFAKFAEDFNDKNGCPSFSMLSELATCHNITIVGGSVPELDNNNIYNTCCVFGPNGKLLAKHRKLHLFDIQSVAPGELSFKESDSFTAGDKPTIVDTDVCRIGIGICHDIRFPELAMLYQARGVELICYPGAFNVNTGSMLWELEQRARAVDNQAGEVIAKLGHEEAVLVAEIDLSTIYYQRQSIPLHKHKQSNIYGLIDLKEEETL, encoded by the exons ATGGCCTCTCTCTCAAGCAGCAGCTCATGGGGTGCCAATATCACTCATCAG AAGCAATTCAAGATTGGTCTGTGCCAGTTATCAGTAAGTACAGAAAAGGAAACAAACTTGGCGTCTGCTCGGTCGTCTATTGAGCTTGCAGTCAAGCAAGGTGCAGCTCTTGTTGTTTTGCCA GAAATGTGGAATTGCCCTTACTCGAGTGACTGCTTTGCCAAGTTTGCTGAAGACTTCAATGATAAAAATGGATGTCCGTCTTTTTCCATGTTATCAGAACTTGCTACATGTCACAACATTACAATAGTAGGTGGATCTGTGCCAgaacttgataataataatatatacaatacTTGCTGTGTGTTTGGCCCCAATGGAAAGTTACTAGCTAAGCATAGGAAG CTTCATCTTTTTGACATTCAAAGCGTAGCTCCCGGGGAGTTAAGTTTCAAAGAATCAGATAGTTTTACTGCAGGAGATAAACCAACCATTGTAGACACag ATGTTTGTCGTATCGGGATTGGAATCTGTCATGACATTCGGTTTCCAGAGCTGGCAATGTTATACCAAGCAAGAG GTGTCGAGTTGATATGCTACCCCGGTGCATTCAACGTGAACACAGGGTCTATGCTCTGGGAACTTGAACAACGAGCCAG GGCAGTTGATAACCAG GCTGGTGAAGTCATTGCCAAGTTAGGGCACGAGGAGGCAGTACTGGTAGCCGAGATTGATCTTTCGACTATTTATTATCAAAG GCAGAGTATCCCATTACACAAACATAAGCAATCCAACATATACGGGCTTATTGAtctaaaagaagaagaaacacTCTGA